From a region of the Arvicanthis niloticus isolate mArvNil1 chromosome 6, mArvNil1.pat.X, whole genome shotgun sequence genome:
- the Wbp2 gene encoding WW domain-binding protein 2 isoform X1: MALNKNHSEGGGVIVNNTESILMSYDHVELTFNDMKNVPEAFKGTKKGTVYLTPYRVIFLSKGKDAMQSFMLPFYLMKDCEIKQPVFGANFIKGTVKAEAGGGWEGSASYKLTFTAGGAIEFGQRMLQVASQASRGEVPNGAYGYPYMPSGAYVFPPPVANGMYPCPPGYPYPPPPPAEFYPGPPMMDGAMGYVQPPPPPYPGPMEPPVSGPSAPPTTAAEAKAAEAAASAYYNPGNPHNVYMPTSQPPPPPYYPPEDKKTQ, translated from the exons ATGGCGCTCAACAAGAATCACTCAGAGGGCGGCGGAGTGATCGTCAACAACACTGAGAG CATCCTAATGTCCTATGATCATGTGGAACTTACATTTAACGACATGAAGAATGTGCCAGAGGCCTTCAAAGGGACCAAAAAAGGCACCGTCTACCTTACTCCATACCGG GTCATCTTCCTGTCTAAGGGGAAGGACGCCATGCAATCCTTCATGTTACCCTTCTACCTGATGAAGGACTGCGAGATCAAGCAGCCGGTGTTTGGTGCGAACTTCATTAAGGGGACAgtgaaggctgaagcaggag GTGGCTGGGAAGGCTCTGCCTCCTACAAGCTGACCTTCACAGCAGGGGGCGCCATTGAGTTCGGGCAGCGGATGCTCCAGGTGGCATCTCAAG CCTCCAGAGGTGAAGTCCCCAATGGAGCCTATGGGTACCCTTACATGCCCAGCGGGGCCTATGTCTTTCCCCCGCCAGTCGCCAATGGAATGTACCCCTGCCCTCCTGGCTACCCCTATCCACCGCCCCCACCCG CAGAGTTCTATCCAGGACCTCCCATGATGGATGGGGCCATGGGGTACGTacagcccccaccaccaccctatCCTGGGCCCATGGAGCCTCCAGTCAGCGGCCCCAGTGCCCCCCCTACTACTGCAG CTGAGGCCAAGGCTGCAGAAGCCGCTGCCAGCGCCTATTATAACCCCGGCAACCCGCACAATGTCTACATGCCCACG aGCCAGCCTCCACCACCACCCTACTACCCCCCAGAAGACAAGAAGACCCAGTAG
- the Wbp2 gene encoding WW domain-binding protein 2 isoform X2 — MALNKNHSEGGGVIVNNTESILMSYDHVELTFNDMKNVPEAFKGTKKGTVYLTPYRVIFLSKGKDAMQSFMLPFYLMKDCEIKQPVFGANFIKGTVKAEAGGGWEGSASYKLTFTAGGAIEFGQRMLQVASQASRGEVPNGAYGYPYMPSGAYVFPPPVANGMYPCPPGYPYPPPPPEFYPGPPMMDGAMGYVQPPPPPYPGPMEPPVSGPSAPPTTAAEAKAAEAAASAYYNPGNPHNVYMPTSQPPPPPYYPPEDKKTQ, encoded by the exons ATGGCGCTCAACAAGAATCACTCAGAGGGCGGCGGAGTGATCGTCAACAACACTGAGAG CATCCTAATGTCCTATGATCATGTGGAACTTACATTTAACGACATGAAGAATGTGCCAGAGGCCTTCAAAGGGACCAAAAAAGGCACCGTCTACCTTACTCCATACCGG GTCATCTTCCTGTCTAAGGGGAAGGACGCCATGCAATCCTTCATGTTACCCTTCTACCTGATGAAGGACTGCGAGATCAAGCAGCCGGTGTTTGGTGCGAACTTCATTAAGGGGACAgtgaaggctgaagcaggag GTGGCTGGGAAGGCTCTGCCTCCTACAAGCTGACCTTCACAGCAGGGGGCGCCATTGAGTTCGGGCAGCGGATGCTCCAGGTGGCATCTCAAG CCTCCAGAGGTGAAGTCCCCAATGGAGCCTATGGGTACCCTTACATGCCCAGCGGGGCCTATGTCTTTCCCCCGCCAGTCGCCAATGGAATGTACCCCTGCCCTCCTGGCTACCCCTATCCACCGCCCCCACCCG AGTTCTATCCAGGACCTCCCATGATGGATGGGGCCATGGGGTACGTacagcccccaccaccaccctatCCTGGGCCCATGGAGCCTCCAGTCAGCGGCCCCAGTGCCCCCCCTACTACTGCAG CTGAGGCCAAGGCTGCAGAAGCCGCTGCCAGCGCCTATTATAACCCCGGCAACCCGCACAATGTCTACATGCCCACG aGCCAGCCTCCACCACCACCCTACTACCCCCCAGAAGACAAGAAGACCCAGTAG
- the Wbp2 gene encoding WW domain-binding protein 2 isoform X6 gives MALNKNHSEGGGVIVNNTESILMSYDHVELTFNDMKNVPEAFKGTKKGTVYLTPYRVIFLSKGKDAMQSFMLPFYLMKDCEIKQPVFGANFIKGTVKAEAGGGWEGSASYKLTFTAGGAIEFGQRMLQVASQEFYPGPPMMDGAMGYVQPPPPPYPGPMEPPVSGPSAPPTTAAEAKAAEAAASAYYNPGNPHNVYMPTSQPPPPPYYPPEDKKTQ, from the exons ATGGCGCTCAACAAGAATCACTCAGAGGGCGGCGGAGTGATCGTCAACAACACTGAGAG CATCCTAATGTCCTATGATCATGTGGAACTTACATTTAACGACATGAAGAATGTGCCAGAGGCCTTCAAAGGGACCAAAAAAGGCACCGTCTACCTTACTCCATACCGG GTCATCTTCCTGTCTAAGGGGAAGGACGCCATGCAATCCTTCATGTTACCCTTCTACCTGATGAAGGACTGCGAGATCAAGCAGCCGGTGTTTGGTGCGAACTTCATTAAGGGGACAgtgaaggctgaagcaggag GTGGCTGGGAAGGCTCTGCCTCCTACAAGCTGACCTTCACAGCAGGGGGCGCCATTGAGTTCGGGCAGCGGATGCTCCAGGTGGCATCTCAAG AGTTCTATCCAGGACCTCCCATGATGGATGGGGCCATGGGGTACGTacagcccccaccaccaccctatCCTGGGCCCATGGAGCCTCCAGTCAGCGGCCCCAGTGCCCCCCCTACTACTGCAG CTGAGGCCAAGGCTGCAGAAGCCGCTGCCAGCGCCTATTATAACCCCGGCAACCCGCACAATGTCTACATGCCCACG aGCCAGCCTCCACCACCACCCTACTACCCCCCAGAAGACAAGAAGACCCAGTAG
- the Wbp2 gene encoding WW domain-binding protein 2 isoform X4, whose product MNQTRSILMSYDHVELTFNDMKNVPEAFKGTKKGTVYLTPYRVIFLSKGKDAMQSFMLPFYLMKDCEIKQPVFGANFIKGTVKAEAGGGWEGSASYKLTFTAGGAIEFGQRMLQVASQASRGEVPNGAYGYPYMPSGAYVFPPPVANGMYPCPPGYPYPPPPPEFYPGPPMMDGAMGYVQPPPPPYPGPMEPPVSGPSAPPTTAAEAKAAEAAASAYYNPGNPHNVYMPTSQPPPPPYYPPEDKKTQ is encoded by the exons ATGAATCAGACGAGAAG CATCCTAATGTCCTATGATCATGTGGAACTTACATTTAACGACATGAAGAATGTGCCAGAGGCCTTCAAAGGGACCAAAAAAGGCACCGTCTACCTTACTCCATACCGG GTCATCTTCCTGTCTAAGGGGAAGGACGCCATGCAATCCTTCATGTTACCCTTCTACCTGATGAAGGACTGCGAGATCAAGCAGCCGGTGTTTGGTGCGAACTTCATTAAGGGGACAgtgaaggctgaagcaggag GTGGCTGGGAAGGCTCTGCCTCCTACAAGCTGACCTTCACAGCAGGGGGCGCCATTGAGTTCGGGCAGCGGATGCTCCAGGTGGCATCTCAAG CCTCCAGAGGTGAAGTCCCCAATGGAGCCTATGGGTACCCTTACATGCCCAGCGGGGCCTATGTCTTTCCCCCGCCAGTCGCCAATGGAATGTACCCCTGCCCTCCTGGCTACCCCTATCCACCGCCCCCACCCG AGTTCTATCCAGGACCTCCCATGATGGATGGGGCCATGGGGTACGTacagcccccaccaccaccctatCCTGGGCCCATGGAGCCTCCAGTCAGCGGCCCCAGTGCCCCCCCTACTACTGCAG CTGAGGCCAAGGCTGCAGAAGCCGCTGCCAGCGCCTATTATAACCCCGGCAACCCGCACAATGTCTACATGCCCACG aGCCAGCCTCCACCACCACCCTACTACCCCCCAGAAGACAAGAAGACCCAGTAG
- the Wbp2 gene encoding WW domain-binding protein 2 isoform X3, whose amino-acid sequence MNQTRSILMSYDHVELTFNDMKNVPEAFKGTKKGTVYLTPYRVIFLSKGKDAMQSFMLPFYLMKDCEIKQPVFGANFIKGTVKAEAGGGWEGSASYKLTFTAGGAIEFGQRMLQVASQASRGEVPNGAYGYPYMPSGAYVFPPPVANGMYPCPPGYPYPPPPPAEFYPGPPMMDGAMGYVQPPPPPYPGPMEPPVSGPSAPPTTAAEAKAAEAAASAYYNPGNPHNVYMPTSQPPPPPYYPPEDKKTQ is encoded by the exons ATGAATCAGACGAGAAG CATCCTAATGTCCTATGATCATGTGGAACTTACATTTAACGACATGAAGAATGTGCCAGAGGCCTTCAAAGGGACCAAAAAAGGCACCGTCTACCTTACTCCATACCGG GTCATCTTCCTGTCTAAGGGGAAGGACGCCATGCAATCCTTCATGTTACCCTTCTACCTGATGAAGGACTGCGAGATCAAGCAGCCGGTGTTTGGTGCGAACTTCATTAAGGGGACAgtgaaggctgaagcaggag GTGGCTGGGAAGGCTCTGCCTCCTACAAGCTGACCTTCACAGCAGGGGGCGCCATTGAGTTCGGGCAGCGGATGCTCCAGGTGGCATCTCAAG CCTCCAGAGGTGAAGTCCCCAATGGAGCCTATGGGTACCCTTACATGCCCAGCGGGGCCTATGTCTTTCCCCCGCCAGTCGCCAATGGAATGTACCCCTGCCCTCCTGGCTACCCCTATCCACCGCCCCCACCCG CAGAGTTCTATCCAGGACCTCCCATGATGGATGGGGCCATGGGGTACGTacagcccccaccaccaccctatCCTGGGCCCATGGAGCCTCCAGTCAGCGGCCCCAGTGCCCCCCCTACTACTGCAG CTGAGGCCAAGGCTGCAGAAGCCGCTGCCAGCGCCTATTATAACCCCGGCAACCCGCACAATGTCTACATGCCCACG aGCCAGCCTCCACCACCACCCTACTACCCCCCAGAAGACAAGAAGACCCAGTAG
- the Wbp2 gene encoding WW domain-binding protein 2 isoform X5 — MSYDHVELTFNDMKNVPEAFKGTKKGTVYLTPYRVIFLSKGKDAMQSFMLPFYLMKDCEIKQPVFGANFIKGTVKAEAGGGWEGSASYKLTFTAGGAIEFGQRMLQVASQASRGEVPNGAYGYPYMPSGAYVFPPPVANGMYPCPPGYPYPPPPPAEFYPGPPMMDGAMGYVQPPPPPYPGPMEPPVSGPSAPPTTAAEAKAAEAAASAYYNPGNPHNVYMPTSQPPPPPYYPPEDKKTQ; from the exons ATGTCCTATGATCATGTGGAACTTACATTTAACGACATGAAGAATGTGCCAGAGGCCTTCAAAGGGACCAAAAAAGGCACCGTCTACCTTACTCCATACCGG GTCATCTTCCTGTCTAAGGGGAAGGACGCCATGCAATCCTTCATGTTACCCTTCTACCTGATGAAGGACTGCGAGATCAAGCAGCCGGTGTTTGGTGCGAACTTCATTAAGGGGACAgtgaaggctgaagcaggag GTGGCTGGGAAGGCTCTGCCTCCTACAAGCTGACCTTCACAGCAGGGGGCGCCATTGAGTTCGGGCAGCGGATGCTCCAGGTGGCATCTCAAG CCTCCAGAGGTGAAGTCCCCAATGGAGCCTATGGGTACCCTTACATGCCCAGCGGGGCCTATGTCTTTCCCCCGCCAGTCGCCAATGGAATGTACCCCTGCCCTCCTGGCTACCCCTATCCACCGCCCCCACCCG CAGAGTTCTATCCAGGACCTCCCATGATGGATGGGGCCATGGGGTACGTacagcccccaccaccaccctatCCTGGGCCCATGGAGCCTCCAGTCAGCGGCCCCAGTGCCCCCCCTACTACTGCAG CTGAGGCCAAGGCTGCAGAAGCCGCTGCCAGCGCCTATTATAACCCCGGCAACCCGCACAATGTCTACATGCCCACG aGCCAGCCTCCACCACCACCCTACTACCCCCCAGAAGACAAGAAGACCCAGTAG